In Citrus sinensis cultivar Valencia sweet orange chromosome 3, DVS_A1.0, whole genome shotgun sequence, the sequence AGAATGTAAAGGTATAAAAATTCATTGATGCTGCAATGTCTGTGCttttgagaaagaaagaattcaATGGCTTTTCTATGCCATTGGATTTTCCCACTGCTTGTAAACTTGGGCTGTCGAGTGCTCTGTGAACCTTAAGGGctataaagtaatttttaagaCTGAAGGATTTATTAATCGAGTTCAAAAGATTGCAAGTTGGTGAGCGTTggcatttaaaaaacaattgttATTCTCTCAATAATCTCTCTCTTCTGCCGACACCCCAAGCTCAGAAACCCATTGTTCCGACGGACGTGTAACACTTCCAGAAATTAGCCTTTTCTTCTATATGAAGGTTGATCTCTCCTCGTGAAGTGAAGGTGGTCTTATGATATCTAATGTGTGaaatttctttctcattttaccATAAAGAAAAGTTCTGTAATGATCTATTGGCACCCCTACATTATTCTTACAAAACcccactttaaataaaattacaattaaagacaattgaaaattaaacacttatagattttttttacagCAAATTACTTAAATCATAATcaatccttttaaaaaaaaatctatccGTTACTTCTTatctaactaaaataaattgtacatatttagaataatctattattttcttttgatttcttattaattaaatatttttatacttaaaattgctttgaaattataatttgaaatatgtgtTATTTCAGCCAAtgattaacactaaaaaacttatcacccatataactttttaatttgtgggtaggataataataaaatcaaaaataattaaaaaaatagtacaaTAAtgagttttaacaataaaacaaatcaaatgaaaattgaaaatttagaaaagtgTATCTAACAAAAGAggcattttcaaaaataaaatgaatataactaaaaaaatgttttatgaGGAGATcagaggggtgccaatagtccaactcgTAATTAAGAATCTCCCATTAcattttcaaccaaaaaaacaCTTGcataagaagaagaatttgtctgtttgattttatttgtagatCCAACATTTCTCATATCCTGAGCGCCTTTCcgtatcaaattaaaatagtagTACCAAAATCGTAGTGCACATTCAATTAACCAACTAATAGTCTAAGAAGCAAAGAGAGGATTACAAGTTCACAACACCATTAATTCCCACACGAAAACATCAATGTACAGATTATAAACAATCCGAATTGGACACAAGAAAAACCCGTCAATGGATTGCTTTCCTTCCCAATGCTATATACTGTGCAAACTGCGCACTGGCCAAGAAAATGTTTTCAATTTAGTGTATTTTCAAAATGCTTATTTTCtcagaatataaaaaataaaaaaataaaaaaagaattcttacaTGTttcatcagcatgattaaaaTCACAGAAGAAAGCGAGACATAATGTCTCtgacataataaaattacaaaaatttcaagaaaaaaaaggttaaaatatGTAATCTTCAGAAgcatataataaaagaacacttccacaattttaataatgaaaacaaCAACAGAGGATTAACTGATGCTTTGACTTATTAGCAGGTTGCAATGAATTATTAACTGATGCTTTGActttcaaaagcaaaatggAATACATAGATAACACATCATCTTAAACAAATCACAATCTAGAATTAAGAGTTGAATTCcactaattttaataatgaaaacaaCAACAGAGGATTAACTGATGCTTTGACTTATTAGCAGGTTGCAATGAATTATTAACTGATGCTTTGActttcaaaagcaaaatggAATACATAGATAACACATCATCTTAAACAAATCACAATCTAGAATTAAGAGCATTTTCGACATACCTGAGGAACACGAATACGTGAAAACGGGTGACTCATTTGTTAAGGAGTGTTGACTTGATCGACTCTGCAAATTCTCTTGGGACTCGGTTCCAATTCCTCTTCATCCGAAGTTCCACTCGCGCTTGGCGAATCCTCCAATTTCCAAACTTCGGTAGCAAAATTAAGAGTAAAAGTGTTGGCTTTGGTCTCGCTGGGATTTGCATATACTGGACATACTCCGTAACGTTTTATCTTGTGACCCTTTTGGTTTTGGTAACACTTATTGAAGAACTTAAGTGAGACAGTTGTATGATGGTAACCATCAGGAAACCCAACATTCAAGCAAGGTTTAAAACCAAGTATGACATGATCTGAATCAATGTATTCAGTGCGCACACTGAAACCCAGATCAACATGTTTGGTTTCAGAGAGAGTCTTTATTTCTAAGTCGGATTGAAAGATGACGCAACAATCGCACATACAACGAGAACAAACTTTCTTAAAATCAAGAACAGCACAAAAAGCAAACCCGATTAAGTTTCTGCAAAAAGAGTGCGGTGGCAGTTGAATACATATTGAAGATCCTGAACTTTGATTGCTGAACCAGTCAGGAATTTCGCTCCCAGGTAAAACAATTAGGGATCCCCTCAGTTCAGAAAGTTTCTGtgaaatgacatttaaaaaagaaaattgtaaaatgaaaaccaTGATTTTAGATATAACAAAGAGGGACATAGTAAACAAGAGAGGGAATTTGATACCTCGTTGATTGCCTTTTCATAGCCCAGTCTCAGTGATGCAATTGCCATATGCCGAATTCTTAGTAATGAATCTGCCAAAATCTTGTTGTTTGCTTTTCCATTCAGTTTCAAGCAGTTAGtaaacccaaaataaattgGTTCCAGACATCCGGGTGCCCATTGAATAAGGTCAGGAGAGGGTTTGGATAGCTTTACGAGTACGGATGCATCTAGTTCTTGTAGACATGACGGTATCTCTGGCAAAGATTGAAGCCGGTTGCAGTTCCTTGTAATTAGTGATTGTAGACACAATGGAAGCTCTGGTAATGACCGAAGCATGTTACAATCCCCCAAGCGAAGATATTTTAAACACAATGGAAGTTCTGGTAATGACCGAAGCATGTTACAACCCGTCAAGTCAAGAGATTCTAAACACAATGGAAGTGCTGGTAATGACTGAAGCATCTTACAATCCCTCAAGTCAAGAGATTTTAGGCACAATGGAAGTTCTGGTAATGACTGAAGCATCTTACAATCCTTCAAGTCCAGAGAACTCAGCCGCGACATTTGCTTGATACTTGCAGGTAAACTCTCAAAGTTATTTCCACTTAGATACAATACTTCCAGTGAGGATAGACAAGCAATCTCTTGTGGAATTTCCATTACAGCAGAGTAACTTATACGTAGAAGTCCCAAAGATGATAAACCTAATAATAATGATCGAGGCAATGATACCAAACCTTTGCAGTTAGAGACCTCAAGAATTCCAAGTGCGTTTGAATCAGCAACAGAGGATGGTAGTTGACGAATAGCTGATCCAGCTGCTGAGATGTGATACAAAGATTCAAAATTGCCAATGTTATCCGGCAACTTATCAAGTTTAGAGCAATCATCTACGAACAATACTTCAAGCCCCGGTAGATTTTCAAATGACGATGGCAGCTCTGTAATTGTTGTATGGCCTAAATAGATGCGTTTTAAATGTTCCATTTTCTCCAAGATTTCTGGGAAACTCTCAAGGTTCAAGCAGCCATGAAGAAAAAGATCAACCAAAGATCTCAATTTACAAAACCTAGTTGAAATCCGCTTCAGCCGTTTGCAACCCCTCAAATCCAACACTTCAAGATCAGTTAGGCACTCTATTGATGATGGAACTTCTTCTATTGCAGACTGGTCTAAGTATAGCCGTGTAATTTTCCCAGAAATCTGTGGAAACTCTATGAGATTAACACaataagagaaattaatagtTACTGGACAAACAAAACGAAGATTGCTTGGAAAAGACCTAAGACTTTTGCAGCCCTTAAAAGACAACGCACTGAGATACTTGAAATTCTGGATAGATGAGGGAACACAAGCCTTTTCTCCTTCCCAAAGTTGCTCAACTTTACTAAAACGCAAATTCAGTTCAACAAGGTTCTTTGGCTTGAAATTTGATGGTAGTGTCCTTAATGGATATGTGTCCCAATGAAGATATCTCAATTTTTTAGGAAGACAATCTAGGCCATTTGGAAGCTGCACTTTAGAGTATGAAAGTTGCTCTTCAATGCTCATACTTAGAAACCTTTCAATCTTATAAAACTTAGGTACATAAAATTTGAGCAATCTCATACTAGACATATTTGTGAAGGCTCCGGGGTCTAAATTGATGCCTTTTATTTTGGACAAATCCAGAAATATGCCTTCAATTGCATCGGTccccttataaaaaaaaacaaaaacaaagaatGAGTAAGCctaaaacagaaaagaaacaTTCGTAAAACTTTATTAACTAAGAGGTccttaaacaaaaacaaattctacaatctttgattttattttttttaatatattaaatatctatatgtgagaaaagaaatttttgggGACCATTGCAAAATTAAACTAAccgaaaaaaaattcaaaatttctctaatttaCAAACCTGTTATCTTAATATCTAGAAGTTGAGAAGACTGAGCCTATTTGATTGGTataagattttgatttttttttagtccATAGAATCCAAAATGTTAGTTCAaaattagggaaaaaaatgaaagtaatttttttccagTAGTTGTAATTGTATCCAAGTCAAATTGAGATACGACCCTTTTCGAAAGGATTTAACCATCTTACAGCCTCCTTAAGGTACATTTAAGCTAAAAGGAGTGATTGGAGGAGAACTAGGTGGGCCAATCAGTCCATTTTATTAGCTACTGTtgcctaaaaaaaattatactctAAAACACACttacttttttgaaaaaaaaataattatattgagGTAGAACCAGGTGGGCCAATCCTCATGACACTCACTTTGCTCTGACACTCTTCactaaatttgaagaaaaataaaattatactctTCACACTCTTATTCAACattccaaaattgaaaaaatctggagttttctttaaaaaattaaaatttgaagactTGTTCTCTTGACACCCTCAGTcattaattttacttaattatggtttttatgattttagttgttttgttCATAAAAATGCTTTTACTAAAGGATGTTATggcaataataaaatttataaaaaaaaatatatgggtGTGCTGGTATGGTTGGAAAAATATGAGTGCATAActctaaacaaataaaagatatataaaaaaaatggaggatTTTTACCTTATTATGTTTTAGTACGCGGCGGATTTCCTTAGGATCCCACAACCTGCTGCATTTGCCTAGCCTTTTCGCAGATTCTTGGCGAACAATCTCTCTGCCCATTTCTTGCAATAAATCATGCATTCGCAAGCAATTACCTGATACTGATATGAGTGACTTGTCAATGAGGATATCTAGTCCATGAGACTCAGAATCATCGAGTATCCTTGTCACAAAATCTTTATTCTCCCCCTCAAAGAAACACGCAATATCTAGAAATATACTCTTCACCCTAGGCGTTAATTCATTAAAACTAATCtttaatatatcataaatatCATGAATATCAGATTCGCAAATCCGATTTAAGTCGTCCAATACGTTTCCCCAATGGCTTTTCCTCTTGAGGGAGGAACCCAACACTTTAAGAACTAATGGATTGCCATGGGCATACTCTACAACCCTCCGTGAGTCACGTTTGAAATCTTCAGGACAATGCTTTTCTTTAAAAGCGAAGTTACAAAAATGCTTGAAAGCCTCATCAAATTCCAATCCATTAACCCCATATATTTTCTCCTCCTCCACTTCAAAATTTTCCAGGACTCCTTTATCCCTAGTGGTTACAACAATTCTACTTCCTGGACCATACTGATCAAGCCTTCCAATCAAACCCTCTAATTGTCCAACTTTATTCACATCATCAAGTACAATCAACACCTGCATGCGTCGGAGCCTCCCTTTAGTAAATTGTGGAACGTTGGGACCATCTACTTCAAGTTTTTCACTTAATATTGTCGAAAGCATTTCCTTTTGTAGCTCTTCTAGGCCACCCTCTGTTTCTGATTTTCTCCTAACATTTTTTGCAAAGTATTTACCATCAAACTCACCAGAGAATTGATCGAAAATAGCTTCAGCAAGGGTGGTTTTGCCTATACCACCCATGCCCCAAATTCCAACAATTTGGACAGTATCCCACAAATCCATACACAGAAAGGGTTTAATCTGCTCAATTCGTGAATTTAATCCAACTAGGCCATTGGATGAGTCCGTTGAGACTGTTATTTTTTCCAACTTCGTCAAAACATCATCGacaattttgtttacaagttccgCATCGTGCCTAATATAAAGGTGCAAAGATGCAAAAACATTGAGTCAAATCGGGCCTAGACagaaacagagaaaagatGAATTAGGAAAGAGAGTTACCTGAATTTCGTGGATTCATGGCCGGCTAGATAGGTTGTTTCTGTCAGTGCAACCCTCCACTTCTGAACCATTACTGGTTTCTCTTTGAACTGCTGTTCCAGCTTGTAAAAACCGTCCCCAAAAACTCCGGTTTGATGCCGCACATCAGATGGACTTACTCTATAGAAGACTGGAATAATAATTTGGCCGTTTGTGTTCTTGCATTCAAGAATCTTGACAAGTTCATTTAGGCACCATTTTGAAGAAGCGTAGTCCTTTGAGAAAATGACCACCGAAATTTTTGAACCTTGGATTGCGTTCAAAAGGGCTGGTGAAATCTCATCTCCTCGCCTaagctcttcatcatcaataaaCGTTTTGATGTTCTTTCTTTCATACAAATTCTCATAGAGATGGCAAGTAAAGCTCTTACGAGTGTCCTCCCCTCTGAAACTGAGGAAGACTTCATAAatgcaagaagaagaagaagaagaagcagccATGAaggaaattttagaaatttggTGACAGAAACAGAGAATTAATCTTGAGAGTTGAGAGGGGATATGTAAGAATGAAAATGCGTAAAtagtaaataattgaattaatctGGCGAGTACATAGTAAATAATTGAATGACCGGAGCTTTCTTAGTTTCCTGGAAATTTCCTGGAGCTTTCGTATACATGATTTGTCAAGTCAAGAAACATAATCATGATAATGGGGCAGACcagaaggaaagaaaatttgatcCAACCAATAAAGGAAGgaaaagcaaagaaagaaaatttgaaagtagATTCAGATACCAATCtaccttacagattctgtaagtaACGGCCTGTGAGTTGACAAGAGGATATATGGATGCGTGGCACGTGGACGGCGGATGGAATGGGAGATTATATATGGAACCAGCCATTCTGGTTTTCTTCCGGTGACAAAATGAATGCATTCCCGGTTGCTGACCGGTAACCCGTCACTGAAATTggtcaaaaaaattaggcTGATGGGCGGTGTATTGAAAGTCTAAATATTTGTAGTTTGATAGTGGAAAAATGTTGGTGGTTATAGGCTTCCAGcgtatcaaattattattcagaCTCGTGCATATAGCAAGCGAGGCGACGTAGCATCTCGTGCAATAGCATGGTGTGAAAAAACCCCTCCAAAATACTTTGGATCCACGGTGTGTGGTCTAGTTTAAGCAATCGCGCGCGGTCGCCTCGGAGGTAGTATGACCTAAACTGTCTTTTTCTACCGATACCAACcgaattaaaatataattaattttgtaaatttctccAGCCACGTGTCCTTTTGTTACTTCTCACATCCGGTTGCACGTTAACCATTAAAACCGGTTTCCCCATGCTTTgggttttttttccccttatttTTTTGACCGTTGCCAACCCTCCATCTTTCTCTATCCACATTCAACGATTGAGATTACAGGTCTGTtacttacagaatctgtaaggtaGACAGGCTTATAAAAAGCTATTGGAAATTGGAATTTTGTACCATTTCTCCAGCCAGGAACTTTCATTGTCATTACCTCACCGTTACAATTTGGATTAAGATTTGACTTTTGAGCAAGTATTCACCTAAATTTTACCTCCGCCcgaaaatttttaagttttgaaaattatgagaCCTTTATATTGGgagatattatattataatgaaatcaaaacttaaaattttaatattgttaatctttaatcttttttttttaaaaaaaaattgaacaacaGAGTAATTTCTAACATAGAAAAAGTTTGTCCACGGTAAGTTATAAGTCTAGTCAAGCACATGCATAGAGCTAGCTAGAACAagagaaccaaaaaaaaaaaagtgattatGTGTATGGGATTGGGTCCTTGAAAGGAAAAGCAAAATCGCTTGGTGGCCCAGCAAACTTAAGACCGAATACGTTTTTACACAATATGTCAAGCACATAAATGACAAAAGCCATTTCATTTCCCTTTCACACGTCATTAACTTTTGTAACATGGTGTGTGCATTGTCAAGTGAGGCAAAAGGGTTTCGATTACAGTGGGAAAACACGAACAAGAATGCATAATGAATAATTCCCTCAATAAAGCGAAAATTAAGCACAGAataatcctaaaatttaaactctAATATGTTATAAtgtattgattaaaaataatcctaAGAGTTCCCAATTGAAACTTCCAtaagtatttttattgttttggatAAACAAATTGCACTAGGATAaaaatttggcaaattcaGAGGATAATGGAAAATAGTTATGCTTCAATAGGCCAAAGATTAGAGAACAAACAAGAATTAGTTATTGATATACAAAAGAGAAAcactccaaaatttcaagcaaaaaTAGTTTCATATACCATTTCAATTTTGGAAGGGGTGAGGTTTTGAACTTCAATAGTTTCCTCTAAAATCAAAAGGCAGCAATTAAGTTAGAAAGAGCAAACCAATGAGCTTTTGGTCTAGTGGGAGAACCCTTGCACTTACAATAATGAGTGCAAAggttcgagcctccataaAAGTATTTATGAGGTTTATTTACAATCCtccctcaattatcaaataattgagtggagtcAGTCTATTcctcacgaaatgtgagtggagtggacagctctcgaatatttgagagggtttgaagaatttggacAGCGCTTCAGAGGAGTACATATCACGAAGAAGGTTTCAACTATAGAatctatttgtaaatattaattataatacctACAGTTCTATAtaacagtattaaaaaaaaaagttagaaagAGCAAAAGAAGACTTATTAGTACCTTATTGAAGGTAACATTATGGAACTTTCAATGTCATTACCTCACTGGTCAATTTTTATTGAGATTTATGCAAGAATTTACCTAAATATTACCTAAAATTGAGATATCAGAGTAATATCAAATAGAAACACTTGCCCACGGTAAGCCAAAAGTCTAGTCAACCACATGCATAAAGCTAACTAGAACAAGAGAACAGAGAAACGCGTGGGTCcctaaaagaaaaagcaagcaCATAAATGAAAAGgccattaaaaataaatgttgcaCAATCAAATGAGGCAAAAGGGATTTGAGCTGTAAATTTGAGGTGTAAAATTTATAGGAGTCCATCGTGGTAGAACATGGACGAGGACGCGTGATGAATAATTCCTTCGATAAAACGAAAAACAAACGCAGAGAAAAGAATTTCTTATATGCCAAGAAATCAAAGTAATGTGAAGGAACATGATGAAGAAATTGCAGACCGATCAATTATCCCTATGGACTCctataaattcaatcaaaataacAATTCCAATCTTACCAAATTCTTGagttaaatttattcaatgcttttattttttttgagaaattttttcCAATACtacttttccctttttttggGGAAATGAGAACCGCGGCATGTATAGAAGACATTGAGGTGTAAAGCGACATTACTTTCATGGGTTATGTGTTATAcacataatatattttcagtcCAAATTCATAGGAATGgtaaaaatccccacggggacgggtattCTCGgagattttccccattcggagagggtatggggataattttatacccaatttcttattcggggaagggacgaggaaatttttttacccaatttcttattcggggaggggacggggatgaggtagaatccccatcccctacccatttccccattttaatttttaatttaatttttattttttaaaattactagtaaataaattataaaatttgaattataaaattataagtattggtaaaaataaaaaatatcaaaatatttatattattaaacttttaggcctaattaactaattaaagtcctaaatttttatttatgacattaaaaagaccggacatattctattagcccaaaacttttgttttaattttaatattcattaaatattttaaacttaaatcaattttttatttatcttaaatctattatttatttatttttagatgttataattgcccacagcaaatcacaattttaatatctaatctaatctaatatttgctcttgatttgcttcgacttaactattgtgttgtaaagggaatagtccacatttataaagtgtccACGCCACtattgaaaagttaattttgaatctaaatttgattttatttgtaacaattttgtattaggctattaatttgttcatgatagtttgtatcatttgcatgctgcgttacttactaatttaatgtatctgacttttgtaatggatattaatgtaagatatatttcgaattttacttttatttgatttttttattttaatataattaactcaaaatcgaaaacaaaaaaaatatattagttattcggggatcggggaccctcggggatcccctgttattattcggggaggggatgaggattctcttaaataattttgacggggatggggagggg encodes:
- the LOC127900998 gene encoding TMV resistance protein N-like isoform X1, producing the protein MAASSSSSSCIYEVFLSFRGEDTRKSFTCHLYENLYERKNIKTFIDDEELRRGDEISPALLNAIQGSKISVVIFSKDYASSKWCLNELVKILECKNTNGQIIIPVFYRVSPSDVRHQTGVFGDGFYKLEQQFKEKPVMVQKWRVALTETTYLAGHESTKFRHDAELVNKIVDDVLTKLEKITVSTDSSNGLVGLNSRIEQIKPFLCMDLWDTVQIVGIWGMGGIGKTTLAEAIFDQFSGEFDGKYFAKNVRRKSETEGGLEELQKEMLSTILSEKLEVDGPNVPQFTKGRLRRMQVLIVLDDVNKVGQLEGLIGRLDQYGPGSRIVVTTRDKGVLENFEVEEEKIYGVNGLEFDEAFKHFCNFAFKEKHCPEDFKRDSRRVVEYAHGNPLVLKVLGSSLKRKSHWGNVLDDLNRICESDIHDIYDILKISFNELTPRVKSIFLDIACFFEGENKDFVTRILDDSESHGLDILIDKSLISVSGNCLRMHDLLQEMGREIVRQESAKRLGKCSRLWDPKEIRRVLKHNKGTDAIEGIFLDLSKIKGINLDPGAFTNMSSMRLLKFYVPKFYKIERFLSMSIEEQLSYSKVQLPNGLDCLPKKLRYLHWDTYPLRTLPSNFKPKNLVELNLRFSKVEQLWEGEKACVPSSIQNFKYLSALSFKGCKSLRSFPSNLHFVCPVTINLSYCVNLVEFPQISGKITRLYIDQSAIEEVPSSIECLTDLVVLDLADCKRLKRISTRFCKLRSLVDLFLFGCLNLERFPEILEKMEHLKRIYLDRTAITELPSSFENLPGLEVLFVDDCSKLDKLPDNIGNLESLEYISAAGSAISQLPSSVADSNALRILDFSRCKGLVSLPRSLLLGLSSLGLLHIRNCAVMEILQEIACLSSLTGLHLSGNNFESLPASIKQLSQLSSLDLKDCKMLQSLPELPLCLKSLDLMDCKILQSLPALPLCLESLALTGCNMLRSIPELPLCLKYLNLEDCNMLRSLPELSLCLQSLNARNCNRLRSLPEIPSCLQELDASVLEKLSKPSLDLIQWAPGCLESQPIYFGFTKCLKLNGKANNKILADSLLIIRHMAIASLRLGYEKAINEVSNSLSCLLCPSLLYLKSWFSFYNFLFLNVISQKISELRGSLIVLPGGEIPDWFSHQNSGSSICIQLPPHSFCRNLIGFAYCAVPDLKQGYSDCFRYFYVKCQFELEIKTLSETKHVDLGFRVRTKYIYSDHVILGFKPCLNVGFPDGYHHTTATFKFFAECNLKGYKIKRCGVCPVYANPSETKDNTFTINFATEVWKLDDLPSTSGSSDVEELEPSPKRICRANQINTP